In Helianthus annuus cultivar XRQ/B chromosome 3, HanXRQr2.0-SUNRISE, whole genome shotgun sequence, a single window of DNA contains:
- the LOC110927929 gene encoding protein FAR-RED IMPAIRED RESPONSE 1-like: protein MRLTPSEEMTVEQMTHQNIKPRDILAAIKEQNPHNVSTRNTIYNARAKLGRMEQVGETPMQILFDRLGKVGFVFYHRTSQNGERVEDVFFIHPESNLLWRAFPHVLLIDATYKTNRYKMPLVQIIGVTSTLMSFCIAHAFVSNEKQENFTWVLQRLKHSLDNVMKPRVIVTDRDRALMNACATVFPRARHSLCRWHIQQNIFKHCRKSFKTDDKWERFLYKWGELINSTTDHDYNYWYERIRSNLPRKKTDEIMNYLDSIWLQPYRDRFVSFWSDQHLNFGQRTTNRAEGQHALLKQYLGDSNYTLEKVVPLIDKLIRNQVTEIKGSIETSRSRTLGHHNKPIFNLLLKKVSHACLELISDEVNEIEKLMLYNRTCACRLYTSCGLPCACRLEPYTTNGEMIPLELIGPFGES from the exons ATGAGGCTGACTCCATCAGAAGAGATGACGGTGGAGCAAATGACGCATCAGAACATAAAACCACGAGACATTCTTGCTGCCATTAAAGAACAGAACCCCCATAATGTCTCAACAAGAAACACCATATACAACGCTCGGGCCAAATTGGGTCGAATGGAACAAGTCGGCGAGACTCCAATGCAGATACTTTTCGACCGGTTGGGGAAGGTTGGGTTTGTTTTTTACCATAGAACATCTCAAAACGGCGAACGGGTCGAGGATGTTTTCTTCATCCACCCGGAGTCGAACTTGTTGTGGCGCGCCTTCCCGCATGTGTTGCTTATAGACGCCACCTACAAGACGAATCGGTACAAAATGCCGCTAGTCCAGATTATCGGCGTTACAtccacgttgatgtcgttttgcaTTGCTCATGCATTCGTAAGCAACGAGAAACAGGAAAACTTCACATGGGTTCTACAGAGGTTGAAACACTCATTAGACAATGTTATGAAACCCCGTGTAATAGTAACGGATAGAGATCGCGCCCTAATGAACGCATGTGCAACCGTGTTTCCCAGGGCTAGACATTCATTGTGTAGGTGGCACATACAGCAAAACATCTTCAAACATTGCAGGAAAAGCTttaaaacagatgataaatgggaAAGGTTTCTTTACAAGTGGGGCGAGCTAATTAACTCAACGACCGATCATGACTACAACTACTGGTACGAGCGAATACGATCAAACTTGCCACGCAAAAAAACCGACG AGATTATGAACTATTTGGATTCAATCTGGTTACAACCATATAGAGACCGATTTGTTTCGTTCTGGAGCGACCAACATCTGAACTTCGGTCAACGTACAACGAACAGGGCAGAGGGTCaacatgcccttttgaagcagTACCTAGGCGACTCTAATTACACCCTGGAGAAAGTGGTACCACTTATCGATAAGCTCATAAGAAACCAGGTGACAGAAATCAAAGGCAGCATTGAAACAAGCAGGAGCCGAACATTGGGTCATCATAACAAACCAATATTTAATCTCCTACTAAAGAAGGTTTCACATGCCTGCCTAGAGTTGATATCAGACGAAGTAAATGAAATAGAAAAATTAATGTTATATAACCGTACATGCGCGTGCCGTTTGTATACAAGTTGTGGGTTGCCATGCGCGTGTCGGTTGGAACCGTATACAACGAATG GTGAAATGATCCCGTTGGAGTTGATAGGCCCTTTTGGAGAAAGTTAA
- the LOC110931929 gene encoding KH domain-containing protein HEN4 encodes MAGAPFNSLPLYTAATTTANPPPPTPPEPPTTTLNPTPTIPTPHQPQPQHPPPLTPTTTTTAATCFRLLCHSSRIGGVIGKSGSVIKHLQNATSAKIRIDHAPQGSEYRIINVMADSLITKTMSFDEECDEETYSNNNEYTEVSDAQEALVRVFERILSVAAESDGCYNAPGGVVSCKLLMNKMVVGCVIGKGGKVVEKIKRDTGCNIRVLSQERLPGCAKSVDEMIEIEGRVVAVKRALIAVARRVQDCPPPDKARVAFGKPDNRLQNGHMDRYPQARPHNGFNPMLPNRHVDHFSSARPQNGFNPLLPNRHMDHFPLVQEPAPTISGNYASGGRGFGQLGGETSSTRSFQNQQIIAFRMLCSGDLVAGVIGNGGTIVRAFENQTGASISIAYPVPGVDDRLITITANESPESQNSAAQNAVILVFGRCVEMVYAKGPDSPSSGTSVCAKLVIPNYQTGCLLGKGGSVMEDMRKVTGAFIRIVSGNNFPGCASETDEVVLMKGEFVNVRDALYSVTTRLRNHLFTSRNKTHRRTIGQPTFESHSSLTQSMDNLRLSNNVDHSSSSGPWQSQAGARNTMNGHDVDRGSTSGKGGSGIELGRGGRSAIITNTTVEIMVPENDIGCVYGENGSNLTRLIQISGAKVVVHEPGSRNGDYVIVISGTPDQTQSAQSLLQAFMLADQH; translated from the exons ATGGCCGGAGCTCCGTTCAACTCGCTTCCACTctacaccgccgccaccaccactgcCAACCCACCACCCCCAACACCACCCGAACCCCCCACCACCACCCTTAACCCCACCCCCACCATCCCCACGCCCCACCAACCCCAAccccaacacccaccaccactcacacccaccaccaccaccactgccgccaCCTGCTTCCGCCTGTTATGCCACTCCTCCCGCATTGGCGGCGTCATCGGTAAATCCGGTTCTGTTATCAAACACCTGCAAAACGCCACTTCAGCCAAGATACGTATCGATCACGCGCCGCAGGGATCGGAGTATCGTATCATAAACGTCATGGCGGATTCTTTAATAACCAAAACGATGTCGTTTGATGAAGAATGTGATGAGGAAACTTATAGTAATAATAATGAGTATACTGAGGTTTCGGATGCACAAGAGGCGTTGGTTAGGGTTTTTGAGAGGATTTTAAGTGTTGCTGCTGAAAGTGATGGGTGCTATAATGCGCCTGGGGGTGTAGTGTCTTGTAAGTTGTTGATGAATAAGATGGTTGTTGGGTGTGTGATTGGGAAAGGTGGGAAAGTTGTGGAGAAGATTAAGAGGGATACTGGGTGTAATATTAGGGTTTTAAGTCAAGAAAGATTGCCCGGTTGCGCGAAATCCGTCGATGAAATGATTGAG ATTGAGGGTCGTGTTGTAGCGGTTAAAAGGGCGCTTATTGCCGTTGCTCGTCGGGTTCAAGATTGTCCTCCTCCAGACAAAGCAAGGGTGGCTTTTGGTAAACCCGACAACAGGTTGCAAAATGGGCACATGGATCGTTACCCTCAAGCGAGGCCGCACAATGGGTTCAACCCCATGTTGCCAAACAGGCATGTGGATCATTTTTCTTCAGCAAGACCTCAAAACGGGTTCAATCCATTATTGCCAAACAGGCACATGGATCATTTCCCTCTAGTCCAAGAACCCGCACCAACCATCTCTGGTAATTACGCTTCGGGAGGTCGGGGTTTTGGACAATTAGGCGGTGAAACGTCTTCAACTAGAAGTTTTCAGAATCAGCAAATAATAGCTTTTAGAATGCTTTGTTCCGGTGATCTTGTAGCCGGTGTGATAGGCAATGGAGGGACAATCGTTCGTGCATTTGAAAATCAAACAGGTGCTTCTATAAGCATCGCGTATCCGGTACCTGGTGTTGATGATAGGCTAATCACTATAACCGCGAACGAG AGCCCAGAGTCACAGAACTCAGCTGCACAAAACGCTGTGATTCTTGTTTTCGGTAGGTGTGTGGAGATGGTGTATGCAAAGGGGCCAGACTCACCATCATCAGGAACATCTGTTTGTGCTAAACTTGTGATTCCGAATTACCAAACGGGTTGTCTGTTGGGCAAAGGTGGTTCCGTAATGGAGGATATGAGGAAAGTTACGGGTGCTTTTATAAGGATCGTTAGTGGCAACAACTTCCCGGGATGTGCTTCAGAGACTGACGAAGTAGTTTTG ATGAAAGGAGAGTTTGTAAACGTACGGGATGCTTTGTATAGTGTCACTACCAGGCTGCGAAACCACCTCTTCACTAGCCGCAATAAAACTCACAGGCGAACAATCGGTCAACCCACTTTCGAATCGCATTCTTCCTTAACGCAAAGTATGGATAACCTCAGACTGTCCAATAATGTAGATCATTCTTCATCATCTGGGCCATGGCAATCTcag GCAGGAGCTAGAAATACGATGAACGGACACGATGTTGATAGAGGATCGACTTCTGGTAAAGGTGGCAGTGGCATTGAACTTGGCAG AGGTGGTAGATCTGCTATCATCACAAATACAACTGTTGAAATTATGGTTCCTGAGAATGACATCGGGTGCGTTTATGGGGAGAATGGAAGCAATCTGACTCGTTTAATACAG ATTTCTGGTGCAAAAGTTGTGGTTCATGAACCCGGTTCAAGAAATGGCGACTATGTAATTGTCATCTCAGGTACCCCTGATCAAACACAGTCAGCTCAGAGCCTCCTTCAAGCATTCATGCTTGCAGACCAACATTGA